A region of Carassius auratus strain Wakin chromosome 11, ASM336829v1, whole genome shotgun sequence DNA encodes the following proteins:
- the LOC113111329 gene encoding glycine N-acyltransferase-like protein 3: MVYVRKMIILGTEELKQAESVLKQSFPESIKVYGCIFNINRGKPHNLEVIADQWPDFNVIICKPKVQGTKDREGDFNIYSIYSKSKESLKTLLDTPGVINKHTFTLLAGIDIRHLEAVQEFADQHGLPWKVQVVMNVLLLQDERQLPLKESYAGLRLTPLRAAHAHLVNSTWKYGGDSNSYNSVLNYITHNPSLCVLEEGGTEPVSWLLVYQHAALGLLYTLPQHRRKGYAKLLVSVMAKTLLERGHPVYCFVEKENDSSYKLFTSLGFQDSTDYRAVWFEINKQQ; the protein is encoded by the exons ATGGTTTATGTGCGCAAAATGATCATTCTTGGCACCGAGGAGCTCAAACAAGCCGAGAGCGTTTTGAAGCAGAGTTTTCCAGAGTCCATCAAG GTTTATGGCTGTATATTCAACATAAACAGAGGAAAGCCTCACAATCTGGAGGTTATTGCAGACCAGTGGCCAGATTTCAATGTCATTATTTGCAAACCCAAAGTTCAG ggaacAAAGGATCGAGAAGGAGACTTTAACATATACAGCATCTACTCCAAGAGCAAAGAGAGTCTGAAAACCCTTCTGGACACACCTGGTGTGATCAATAAACATACATTCACATTATTAGCAG GGATTGACATCAGGCATTTAGAAGCAGTTCAGGAGTTTGCGGATCAACATGGACTTCCCTGGAAAGTTCAAGTAGTGATGAATGTGTTACTGCTCCAGGATGAGCGACAGCTGCCGCTTAAAGAGAG TTATGCTGGACTCAGACTGACTCCGCTCAGAGCAGCTCATGCTCATCTAGTAAACAGCACGTGGAAATACGGCGGAGACAGTAACAGCTACAACTCCGTGctgaactacattacccacaatccttcaCTGTGTGTGCTAGAGGAGGGCGGCACTGAGCCCGTCTCCTGGCTGCTTGTGTACCAACACGCTGCTCTTGGTTTGCTCTACACATTACCacaacacagaagaaaaggctATGCGAAGTTACTGGTGTCTGTGATGGCCAAAACCCTCCTGGAGCGAGGACACCCGGTTTACTGTTTCGTGGAAAAGGAAAATGACTCTTCCTACAAACTTTTCACGTCACTTGGGTTCCAGGATTCAACAGATTACAGGGCTGTGTGGTTTGAGATCAATAAACAACAATAG
- the LOC113110800 gene encoding interleukin-17 receptor D-like, translating to MAGSRRRVHFLTALCVFLCCSAPVNGGKRANSERCKYKGTQLSGADESSRKPGVTFRYDNCSLNWNLLGKHFIHEVNNISFTHLSCDSQAAVVVHWMASPLGIEHVKGFRVYLEDKNPEGKQCQHMILKDPRQLNFSYKSTRMSSQPFAGLAFETDFMVRIVPFPTFLNDSFFPPSFLRTNSCEVLLGPDNLVCKPFWKPKTLSVSQLGSNLHVVFDHAPSTFGFTVYFLYYKLRQEGPFRLKRCKPEQNGPKTTCVLQDVTPGTYAIELRDENNTTRKQTQYHVSQVHSPWAGPIRAMAITVPLVIMSAFATLFTVMCRKKQQENIYSHLDEESPESSSQTTALSADRPWPRPKIFICYSSRDCPKHLAVIQNFAFFLQDFCGCEVALDLWEHLEICKEGQMSWLSRRIDEAHFIITVCSKGLKYFVEKRHRKGKATSKENNREPTASDSSAGNRDLFIVATAMIAEKLREEHQKSSDLSRFMSVYFDYSHESDVPTCLSLAPKYKLMDQLPLLFARLHSRQLSLTDREPQPPNVSKRNYFRSKSGRSLYVAICNMHQLTEQEPDWFQKQLMPPPLPNKRLPPPEKLDSGLVLNEVKLKHPSESECPVRSSVLMLSLSLSQENLGEGSSHQDAGSSHPDGSVSPVEMPRDSGIYDSSVPSSELSIPLMDGLSPDPDSSSLADSVSSSSGLGDEEPPAVISLHCAASTICKAELHHIIHQSEGLIAAAST from the exons GGAACGCAGTTGTCCGGTGCTGACGAAAGCAGCCGCAAACCTGGAGTCACATTTCGATACGACA ACTGCTCTCTGAACTGGAATCTGCTGGGGAAACACTTCATCCATGAAGTGAACAACATCAGCTTCACTCATTTGTCTTGTGACAGCCAGGCGGCCGTGGTGGTCCACTGGATGGCCAGTCCTCTCG GTATTGAACATGTGAAGGGATTCAGAGTGTATTTGGAGGACAAGAATCCCGAGGGAAAGCAGTGCCAGCACATGATCCTGAAGGATCCACGACAGCTTAACTTCTCTTACAAATCCACT AGGATGAGCTCACAGCCCTTCGCCGGTCTCGCCTTTGAGACGGACTTCATGGTCCGAATCGTACCGTTTCCCACCTTCTTGAACGACAGCTTCTTTCCGCCATCTTTTCTGCGCACTAACA GTTGTGAAGTGCTTCTTGGCCCAGATAACCTCGTCTGCAAACCAT TCTGGAAGCCCAAGACTCTCAGTGTTTCTCAGCTCGGATCGAATTTGCATGTTGTGTTTGACCACGCCCCCTCCACGTTCGGCTTCACCGTCTACTTCCTGTACTACAAGCTCCGACAGGAAGGACCCTTCAGACTCAAACGCTGCAAACCT GAGCAGAATGGCCCCAAAACTACATGTGTTTTACAAGACGTCACTCCAGGAACTTATGCAATAGAG CTTCGTGATGAAAACAACACGACCAGAAAACAGACGCAGTATCACGTGAGCCAAG tgCATTCTCCGTGGGCCGGACCCATCCGTGCCATGGCCATCACCGTCCCGCTGGTCATCATGTCGGCCTTCGCCACTCTCTTCACCGTCATGTGTCGAAAGAAGCAGCAAG AGAACATCTACTCCCACCTGGACGAGGAGAGCCCAGAGTCTTCATCTCAGACCACGGCGCTGAGCGCAGACAGACCCTGGCCCCGACCCAAGATCTTCATCTGTTACTCCAGCAGAGACTGTCCCAAACACCTGGCCGTCATCCAGAACTTCGCCTTCTTCCTGCAGGACTTCTGCGGCTGCGAG gtGGCGCTGGATCTCTGGGAGCACCTGGAGATCTGTAAGGAGGGTCAGATGTCGTGGCTCAGCCGGCGTATCGACGAGGCTCACTTCATCATCACCGTCTGCTCCAAAGGCCTGAAGTATTTCGTGGAGAAACGCCACCGTAAAGGCAAAGCCACGTCGAAGGAGAACAACCGAGAACCGACCGCATCCGACTCCTCCGCCGGAAACAGGGACCTGTTCATCGTGGCCACAGCGATGATCGCAGAAAAACTCAGAGAGGAGCATCAGAAGTCCTCGGACCTCTCTCGATTCATGTCTGTGTACTTCGATTACTCTCACGAGAGCGACGTACCGACTTGTCTCAGCCTGGCGCCTAAATACAAACTGATGGACCAGCTTCCTCTTCTGTTCGCCCGGCTCCACTCTCGCCAGCTCAGTCTGACCGACCGCGAGCCACAGCCGCCCAACGTCAGCAAACGCAACTACTTCCGCAGTAAATCGGGCCGCTCGCTGTACGTGGCCATCTGTAACATGCACCAGCTCACGGAGCAGGAGCCCGACTGGTTCCAGAAGCAGCTCATGCCGCCTCCGCTCCCGAATAAACGCCTCCCCCCTCCAGAGAAGCTGGACTCGGGGCTCGTCCTGAACGAGGTGAAGCTCAAACACCCGTCGGAGAGCGAGTGTCCCGTGAGGAGCAGCGTCCTGATGCTGTCTCTGAGTCTGTCTCAGGAGAATCTCGGGGAGGGTTCGTCTCATCAGGACGCGGGCTCGTCTCATCCCGACGGATCGGTCAGTCCGGTGGAGATGCCCAGAGACTCGGGGATCTACGACTCGTCCGTCCCGTCCTCAGAGCTCTCCATCCCGCTGATGGACGGACTCTCGCCGGACCCTGACAGCTCGTCTCTGGCCGACAGCGTGTCCTCCTCCTCGGGACTGG GTGATGAGGAGCCCCCTGCTGTCATCTCTCTGCACTGCGCAGCTTCCACAATATGCAAAGCAGAGCTCCATCACATCATCCATCAGAGCGAAGGACTCATAGCCGCTGCCTCCACCTAG